A genomic region of Trifolium pratense cultivar HEN17-A07 linkage group LG3, ARS_RC_1.1, whole genome shotgun sequence contains the following coding sequences:
- the LOC123916219 gene encoding putative GPI-anchor transamidase → MGFQILNFLKPSMKVLVVILLLIFLTNISHSVAYSSSSETTIHTNNWAVLVCTSRFWFNYRHMANTLSLYRTVKRLGIPDERIILMLADDMACNARNKYPAQVFNNENHKLNLYGDNVEVDYRGYEVNVENFMRVLTGRHDTAVPRSKRLLSDEGSHILLYMTGHGGDEFLKFQDSEELQSHDLADVVKQMKEKHRFKELLIMVDTCQASTLFSQLHSPGVLAIGSSMKGQNSYSHHLDSDVGVSVVDRFTFYTLAFFERLNIYDNASLSSLFNSYNPNLLMSTAYYRMDLYQRHLEEVPVTNFFGSVMKTIHTDSAYRSRSNKNFGGAKIKMPLYQSSYDNERRILKNSDDEAQFNKLSTEEHFHGVGQLWNTILSKVNTFQSIDAFVCYGLVSMLPLLTVSTWLSW, encoded by the exons ATGGGATTCCAGATCTTAAACTTTTTAAAACCCTCTATGAAAGTGCTGGTGGTGATATTATTGCTGATATTTCTGACAAATATCAGTCACTCTGTAGCGTACTCTTCTTCATCTGAGACCACGATACACACTAATAATTGGGCCGTTTTAGTCTGCACCTCTCGGTTCTg GTTTAATTATAGACATATGGCCAATACTTTATCATTGTATAG GACAGTTAAGCGGCTAGGAATACCTGATGAGAGGATTATACTCATGCTAGCAGATGACATGGCATGTAATGCAAGAAACAAGTACCCTGCCCAAGTTTTTAATAATGAAAACCATAAACTTAACCTGTATGGGGATAATGTGGAG GTAGATTATCGTGGCTATGAAGTAAATGTGGAAAATTTTATGCGGGTACTAACAGGTCGTCATGATACTGCTGTTCCAAGGTCCAAACGACTACTTAGTGATGAAGGAAGTCATATTCTTTTATACATGACAGGGCACGGAGGTGATGAATTTTTAAAGTTTCAGGACTCAGAAGAGCTTCAAAGTCATGATTTAGCAGATGTTGTAAAGCAAATGAAAGAGAAGCACAG GTTCAAGGAGCTTCTTATAATGGTGGACACCTGCCAAGCCTCTACCCTGTTCTCACAG CTTCATTCACCAGGTGTTTTGGCAATTGGAAGTAGCATGAAAGGACAGAATTCATATTCACATCACTTGGACTCAGAT GTGGGTGTTTCAGTTGTTGATCGTTTTACATTCTACACTCTTGCCTTCTTTGAGAGGTTGAATATATATGACAATGCTTCATTGAGCAG TCTTTTCAATTCATATAATCCAAACTTGTTGATGTCAACTGCATATTATCGAATGGACCTGTATCAACGACATTTAGAGGAG GTACCTGTGACAAACTTTTTTGGCTCGGTAATGAAAACAATACACACTGACTCAGCCTACAGGTCTCGGTCGAATAAAAATTTTGGGGGAGCTAAAATTAAAATGCCTTTGTATCAATCATCTTACGACAATGAAAGAAGAATTTTGAAAAACTCGGACGATGAGGctcaatttaataaattaagtaCCGAG GAACATTTCCATGGCGTTGGACAACTATGGAATACTATTCTCAGCAAAGTGAATACGTTTCAAAGCATTGATGCATTCGTGTGCTATGGCCTTGTTTCAATGCTTCCTTTGTTGACAGTTTCTACATGGCTATCATGGTAG
- the LOC123912991 gene encoding uncharacterized protein LOC123912991 isoform X2: protein MAYNEFLFDKAMDKLTKVSNEAVNWLLDPERPKSMCARHTIDSECKSDHVTNNVSESFNSWLSDDRKKTILSMIESITCRLMARFQTRFEKACDFENIITPKIRKELDTKMQDGRMCKLTYAGDDEFQVKDGYTTFVVNLRFRTCGCDYWRVSGLPCKHACACIAYKRENVELFADNVYTTKVYCLCYNEIIHPMPELDTKNRGSYGNIDPPVLRRLPGRPRINRKRSVIEGPGDPQDARRSNTVRCGNCKNLGTTYWAVKEIKLKNRKN, encoded by the exons ATGGCATATAATGAGTTTTTGTTTGACAAAGCCATGGACAAACTCACGAAAGTTAGTAATGAGGCTGTAAATTGGTTGCTAGATCCGGAAAGGCCTAAAAGCATGTGTGCAAGACATACTATTGACTCTGAGTGCAAATCTGATCATGTAACAAATAATGTTTCAGAGTCCTTTAATAGTTGGTTGAGTGATGACAGAAAAAAGACAATTTTGTCAATGATTGAGTCAATTACTTGTAGGTTGATGGCTAGATTTCAAACAAGGTTTGAAAAAGCATGTGATTTTGAGAACATTATCACACCTAAGATTAGAAAGGAGCTTGATACTAAAATGCAAGATGGAAGAATGTGTAAACTCACATATGCAGGTGATGATGAGTTTCAAGTGAAAGATGGTTATACCACCTTTGTGGTGAACTTGAGATTTAGAACATGTGGTTGTGATTATTGGAGGGTGTCTGGTTTGCCTTGCAAACATGCATGTGCATGTATTGCATACAAGAGAGAAAATGTAGAACTATTTGCTGATAATGTGTATACTACTAAAGTTTATTGCTTATGTTATAATGAGATTATACATCCCATGCCTGAGTTAGACACAAAAAATAGAGGCAGCTATGGGAATATTGATCCTCCTGTATTGAGGAGACTTCCAGGTCGACCAAGAATTAATCGAAAGAGAAGTGTGATCGAAGGTCCAGGTGATCCTCAGGATGCAAGAAGATCAAACACAGTTAGATGTGGAAATTGTAAGAATTTGGGCACAACATATTGGGCTGTCAAAGAGATAAAACTCAAAAACAG AAAAAATTGA
- the LOC123912991 gene encoding uncharacterized protein LOC123912991 isoform X1: MSDMQKGLRNAVVETFPYAKHWYCCNHLLNNFKLNFKTLLLSTQFWAVAMAYNEFLFDKAMDKLTKVSNEAVNWLLDPERPKSMCARHTIDSECKSDHVTNNVSESFNSWLSDDRKKTILSMIESITCRLMARFQTRFEKACDFENIITPKIRKELDTKMQDGRMCKLTYAGDDEFQVKDGYTTFVVNLRFRTCGCDYWRVSGLPCKHACACIAYKRENVELFADNVYTTKVYCLCYNEIIHPMPELDTKNRGSYGNIDPPVLRRLPGRPRINRKRSVIEGPGDPQDARRSNTVRCGNCKNLGTTYWAVKEIKLKNRKN; the protein is encoded by the exons ATGTCTGATATGCAAAAG GGATTGCGAAATGCAGTTGTAGAAACTTTTCCGTATGCCAAACACTG gTATTGTTGTAATCATCTGTTAAACAATTTCAAACTCAATTTCAAAACATTGCTTCTTAGTACACAATTTTGGGCCGTTGCAATGGCATATAATGAGTTTTTGTTTGACAAAGCCATGGACAAACTCACGAAAGTTAGTAATGAGGCTGTAAATTGGTTGCTAGATCCGGAAAGGCCTAAAAGCATGTGTGCAAGACATACTATTGACTCTGAGTGCAAATCTGATCATGTAACAAATAATGTTTCAGAGTCCTTTAATAGTTGGTTGAGTGATGACAGAAAAAAGACAATTTTGTCAATGATTGAGTCAATTACTTGTAGGTTGATGGCTAGATTTCAAACAAGGTTTGAAAAAGCATGTGATTTTGAGAACATTATCACACCTAAGATTAGAAAGGAGCTTGATACTAAAATGCAAGATGGAAGAATGTGTAAACTCACATATGCAGGTGATGATGAGTTTCAAGTGAAAGATGGTTATACCACCTTTGTGGTGAACTTGAGATTTAGAACATGTGGTTGTGATTATTGGAGGGTGTCTGGTTTGCCTTGCAAACATGCATGTGCATGTATTGCATACAAGAGAGAAAATGTAGAACTATTTGCTGATAATGTGTATACTACTAAAGTTTATTGCTTATGTTATAATGAGATTATACATCCCATGCCTGAGTTAGACACAAAAAATAGAGGCAGCTATGGGAATATTGATCCTCCTGTATTGAGGAGACTTCCAGGTCGACCAAGAATTAATCGAAAGAGAAGTGTGATCGAAGGTCCAGGTGATCCTCAGGATGCAAGAAGATCAAACACAGTTAGATGTGGAAATTGTAAGAATTTGGGCACAACATATTGGGCTGTCAAAGAGATAAAACTCAAAAACAG AAAAAATTGA
- the LOC123912992 gene encoding uncharacterized protein LOC123912992: MGYNQYDKPNPDCVHLMVHFDGEASKPILNVDPDRYSYFDLVDDVNELATDVGCKDSSLSVSLCFFHPGSQGKIPIKTDSDVLDIFKLNNMRSCIHVYAALLNHHHEETEVPRQIVDTIISDSDIEWDGDELEQNESEETNSSSSDINEEWKNEINIDELSDYEEKHDVIVTDQNSDEDKVPIYVDRGMKGRIFEPLCDGKVELEAGLLFVDVNEFRTSLRDFVIQEGFEIKRIKNEKARVTAICVADGCSWRIHASPTPDGKTYKIKTYNPTHSCI; the protein is encoded by the exons ATGGGGTACAATCAATATGATAAACCTAACCCAGATTGTGTTCATTTGATGGTACATTTTGATGGAGAAGCTAGCAAGCCGATTTTGAATGTTGACCCTGACCGATACTCTTACTTTGATTTGGTTGACGACGTTAACGAGTTGGCTACAGATGTTGGGTGCAAGGATTCAAGTTTGTCGGTAAGCCTTTGTTTTTTTCATCCTGGTAGTCAAGGCAAAATCCCCATTAAAACTGATTCAGATGTTCTTGACATTTTTAAGCTAAATAATATGCGTAGTTGTATCCATGTGTATGCTGCATT attAAATCATCATCATGAAGAAACTGAAGTTCCTAGGCAGATTGTTGATACAATAATTAGTGACTCTGATATTGAGTGGGATGGTGATGAACTTGAACAAAATGAAAGTGAAGAAACTAATTCAAGTTCTAGTGACATAAATGAAGAATGGAAAAATGAAATCAATATTGATGAGCTTAGTGATTACGAAGAAAAACATGATGTTATTGTTACTGATCAGAATTCAGATGAAGATAAGGTGCCGATTTATGTTGATAGAGGTATGAAAGGAAGGATATTCGAACCTCTTTGTGATGGAAAAGTTGAATTAGAAGCAGGTTTATTGTTTGTTGATGTGAATGAGTTTAGAACATCCCTTAGAGATTTTGTTATACAAGAGGGATTTGAGATTAAGaggattaaaaatgaaaaggCAAGGGTAACCGCTATATGTGTTGCAGATGGTTGTAGTTGGCGCATCCATGCCTCTCCTACACCGGATGGAAAAACATATAAGATTAAGACATACAACCCTACTCATTCTTGCATATGA
- the LOC123914936 gene encoding protein DETOXIFICATION 16-like gives MKIGRKEIIDEAKKQLWLAGPMIFVCVFQNSLQIISLMFVGHLHHELLLAGASLAISFVNVIGFNVLMGMSSALDTFCGQAYGAKQYHMVGIYTQRAILVNTLVSIPLSIIWAYLKPILILLHQDKTIASQAQLFARYSIPSLSANGILRCIIKFLQTQNIVFPMVLANGFTSIIHVVLCWSLVIKFGLGIKGAAIAICISNWLNVILLVLYIKFSSSCKRTWVGLSMESLHNIPQFLKLAFPSAVMVCLESWTFELMVLLSGALPNPKLQTSVLSICVNISGMFWMVPFGVSVAGSTRISNELGAGCPNAAYLAAKVSLFIAFTCGVLEFTFIMSVWKVWGKAFSNVHEVVTYVTSMTPIVATSAFVDSFQTTLQGVARGCGWQKLGAYVNLGSYYLVGIPFSVLFAFVFHMKGQGLFLGLITALMVQVVCFLIVTLRTNWDKEANKAAIRVGGSGVQVNVLPHEQNVVTL, from the exons ATGAAAATAGGGAGAAAGGAGATTATAGATGAAGCAAAGAAGCAGCTATGGCTGGCAGGGCCAATGATATTTGTGTGTGTTTTTCAAAACAGCTTACAAATCATATCTCTAATGTTTGTTGGACATTTGCATCATGAGTTGCTTCTTGCTGGTGCTTCTTTGGCTATTTCATTTGTCAATGTCATCGGTTTCAATGTTTTG ATGGGCATGTCAAGTGCATTAGACACATTTTGTGGTCAAGCATATGGAGCAAAACAATATCACATGGTTGGAATATATACACAAAGAGCAATATTGGTTAACACTCTTGTTAGTATACCATTATCAATTATTTGGGCATacttaaaaccaattttgattCTACTACATCAAGACAAAACTATTGCATCACAAGCTCAACTATTTGCACGTTACTCTATTCCAAGTCTTTCTGCCAATGGCATTCTTAGGTGCATTATTAAATTCCTACAAACCCAAAACATAGTTTTTCCTATGGTGCTTGCTAATGGATTCACTAGCATAATACATGTTGTTCTATGTTGGTCTTTGGTTATAAAATTTGGACTTGGTATTAAAGGAGCAGCTATTGCAATTTGTATCTCAAATTGGCTTAATGTGATACTATTGGTACTTTATATCAAATTCTCCTCTTCATGTAAAAGGACCTGGGTTGGTTTATCAATGGAATCCTTGCACAACATTCCTCAATTTCTCAAACTTGCTTTTCCTTCTGCAGTCATGGTTTG CTTAGAGTCATGGACATTTGAGCTAATGGTACTCCTGTCTGGTGCTCTTCCCAATCCAAAATTGCAAACTTCTGTACTTTCGATATG TGTTAATATATCTGGTATGTTCTGGATGGTTCCATTTGGAGTTAGCGTTGCTGGAAG TACAAGAATCTCAAATGAACTAGGAGCTGGATGTCCAAATGCTGCATATTTAGCTGCCAAAGTGAGTTTATTCATAGCCTTCACATGTGGAGTTTTAGAGTTCACTTTCATTATGTCGGTTTGGAAAGTTTGGGGCAAAGCTTTTAGTAACGTACATGAAGTAGTCACATATGTTACTTCCATGACACCAATTGTTGCAACCTCTGCCTTCGTAGATTCATTTCAAACAACACTCCAAG GGGTTGCCAGAGGATGTGGTTGGCAAAAGCTTGGTGCATATGTTAATCTAGGATCTTATTATCTTGTTGGCATTCCTTTTTCTGTTCTATTTGCTTTTGTCTTCCACATGAAGGGACAG GGGCTATTTTTAGGTCTTATAACCGCACTTATGGTGCAAGTTGTGTGTTTTCTTATTGTCACCTTGCGCACCAATTGGGATAAAGAA GCAAATAAGGCAGCAATACGAGTTGGCGGCAGTGGAGTCCAAGTTAATGTACTTCCACATGAGCAAAATGTTGTTACTCTATAG
- the LOC123916780 gene encoding B3 domain-containing protein At2g33720-like, translating into MNNLLGEEREQYPKKRKSCDEATTNMRTSRRRLCNNKNEEDGHNYNKSVSTTLKLYDDPWKIKKTLTDSDLGILSRLLLAADLVKKQILPMLDLDDARAAETEEGSPVNVWDMETNSMHQLVLKRWSSSKSYVLIGKWNHDFVRRRDLKKGDEIGFQWDPFNRAFNFCVLKRATRLNNGFISL; encoded by the coding sequence ATGAACAATCTCCTTGGAGAGGAAAGGGAGCAATATCCGAAAAAGCGGAAATCTTGTGATGAAGCCACTACAAACATGAGGACATCAAGAAGAAGATTATGCAACAACAAAAATGAAGAAGATGGACACAACTATAACAAATCAGTCTCAACAACACTAAAGCTTTACGATGATCCGTGGAAGATCAAAAAGACGCTAACCGACAGTGATCTAGGAATCTTGAGCAGACTCTTGTTAGCTGCAGACTTGGTGAAGAAACAAATTTTGCCTATGCTGGATCTTGACGACGCAAGAGCTGCAGAGACCGAGGAAGGATCCCCGGTCAATGTTTGGGACATGGAAACAAATTCCATGCACCAACTTGTTCTAAAGCGATGGTCTTCGTCCAAGAGTTACGTTCTTATTGGTAAGTGGAACCATGATTTTGTGAGGAGAAGAGATCTCAAGAAAGGAGATGAAATTGGATTTCAATGGGATCCTTTTAACCGTGCTTTCAATTTCTGTGTTCTTAAACGGGCTACACGTCTCAATAACGGATTCATTTCTTTGTga